GATGAAGAGGCAATAAAATAAGCATAGTCGAATGGAAGTGAGGACAACAAATCGATGACAAACCAGCCCCGTAGATATTTCTGAGCTATAATTTTCTTGTCTAATATAATTTCGTCTTGGTTGTTAGGATCGACGATTCCAGTTTTGAAATTCAAGCAAATGTCTATGATAAAAATACAGTCCGAAATTCCGTTGAGGATGAGCCAGTGCAGGGATAAGTCATCGCTTAGAAACGAGATGCTGACCGGAAGTAAAATCACATGCATAGAGATGAAGGCTATAAGCAATATGTCCCAATACCACCGGAAGGTACTGAAAGGATGAATTACACCTTTGCCTTTCTGCTCCTGTCGACGTTGTTCTAAGAGTACAGCAGCTTTGTTTCCAAAGAGCTTAAGCGCCATCTTGTTGTCTGGATTAGCCGCGAAGATGTCTCTGAGGTAAGATAATGCCCTCCCGCCCTTAGAAGCCGATGTTAACCTTGATTGAAGATCAGCATGCCTTGTTAACGTCTCAATGGTGGACTGTTGGTCAGCTGACGGGCGACCCCGTGCTTCGCCTTCCTCTCCTTTGTCGTGGAGACCTGGGGATACATTTCAAACAAAACTGCAATTTTAAGGTGTTACCTGTTATGAGGGGCTGTTCCGCGCATGTCTAGTTCACTTTGCCAATGATGTTAATTAGGCGTCTTCATTCGTTATGAAACGTAACGTTATAGTAGAAATTTCTCGTAGACGGTCCAAAAGCGGGTATataactacagaatacagggcaaATTTTCTAGGTATATTTGTTGGGGCAGCTCGGCGGCTCGGTATGTAGTCCTGACTGACGAGCCATCGACCCGTCGAGCCACTGAACTACATAACCTCAACTGAGGAGCCACCGAGCCGCCGAGCTACTAAAATATATGCCTTTACTTGCTCTTAAAATTTGCGTCTTTTTAATGTCTGTTTGTACTTACatgttttacatttttcgcGTTCTTTAAACACTTGTCTTGACTAGCGAGCCACCGGGCCACTTCTGTTTAGGACCTTAAAATacggccctgtattctgtagttgcTCCGGTATAAGCTCTGTCCCGATTTGGAAAACGGAGAAAGTCAAAGATATACGTATGATTTTATCTTACCCGGTGCTGGATACGAATGTCTCCTCACTGATGATTTTCTTCGGTTGTTCAGAATTATAATCGGCTCTCCAAGGCTCCTTCCCTGTGGCTCTGTTCCATGAATGTTCTTTTCCGCATCGCAAGGACATGGTCTTATCAGACCACACCCAGGACAGCGAGTGTCATTGATGTCTCTTTGGCCGGGAGCCATATTTCGCCTTCAGGTTTCAAGGTCAAGTTCTAAATTTGCCTCGTCTTAgacaaaaaatatcattatCAGTTTGATGTTCTCATTTTGGCAACCCGCCAAGTAGCCAGGCAAAATGTTGCGTTAAGAACTACATTGACAATGATGGTTGAAACATCAATCTTGAAACTCATGAATCACCAAGGCGCTACGCCAAATTTGTGTTGTATTGTGACGCAATGAAATGCACGCATGTGCCATTCTCATTGGAATTAATAACGCGCGCGCAACAAAAGCTCTcagaatgataaaacaattaacaaAATACTAAATTTCATACTTCAAAGTATCCAGGAGAAGCTTTActagaaaaaagtaaaagaaatagtTTATTCCTAATAACGACAACTTCATTTTGCTTTGGTAGTGCCACATAGAGGTAGAAGTCACAACTACATTCCTGTCATTCAAGTCATCTTGAGCGCGAGGCTGGTCTTTCGAAGCTTTAGTAGCGGCAGCgagaaacttttctttttttttttttttgccagcgTGAAATTTTATCAGACAGGCCCCGGCTTGATTGGCTCCATCGTTGGGTGGCGCTActcaccggataaatcactatccagcggataagaaTTGACGAATAAATTGCGCTATCCAtgggatagagatttatccagggGATAGTGTTATCCgtctatagagtgttttcacatgacgtcacggcggccatattggtgtcccaaaacaatgaaacggcggccatgttggtgtcccaaaccaatcctgtgggagttgaactcttttcttatgcaaacgctttcttttgttccaataaatttgcatagatgctgagTGAAAACATTCTATTGAACAACTGTACTACTGGGCCCAGATGAATGTTCAattctcttctgggaattgcgagacaatggagtcctAAAAAATTTGCAATTGGAACCATAaataaagcctcggagtcacgTTAAAATTCGAACGTGGACCATTACAGCAAGGTCAGTGCAGTCCCCAGAGCCACTAGATTTTATGACCACTTGACCAAAAAACCTATGGGTACTGAGGACGAGAATGGGTGACCGAGACCGGCCGCTACACGGACAGCCATAggctgaatttcagacgattacttcgagggctggaagtaatcgtctgaaattcaggcctgggacccgtttctcgaaagtcccgataattaacgggcccggtaagctgtctccgtttacattaaagattgaggtttcaatagttttgcatctaacacgataaaactgtcagttaatgaaacaaaacggagtagtttgctagccaggacccgcgctcttattctttatatttcgatttatTTGATTTccggcccgtaaagttaccgggactttcgagaaacgggccccaggccaGCCAATCCAGTGCAGAGTTCGAAAATAAACTAGACCGTGGTCacaccatcctcggagacccagggacaGTTAGTCAAGACGATAGAATGTTTGTGGCGAAAGTTTAATATAATATCTCGATCTTATAGTAAATGTTCGCTACGAACATTCTATCgtcccgactaactgcccctgttAACGCAAGCGAGTCGACTAATCCCGCCTCCCAGCGTTAACTCTTCGCACGAAAGCCGAATGTCCAACGAATGAACGCAAAAAACGGTAAAAATGAGCACAGAGACTGCTTTGCATTCATTCacttaaaaacaattttattacaTACTGAAACCATCACTCGATAAACGAATGAAACTATACAAAAATAATCTGACAGATACAGTATTTAAGATTGCGTCCATCCGCTTCATAACTACCAAATACTTCCTTCCATCTCATAAACTATTTCTACTTTAGGAAGGTAGGTTCTCAAATGTCTCCGTTGTCGGTCTTTCAGTTGAGAAATTTTGTTAATGAAAGCTTGGTCTTGTTATTTTTAAGTAACTGCCAGAAATTTTTTGACGatgttttcttctctttttacgGAGCTTAGGCCAATACGACGACGACCACAATGACGACTTCAAAAAGACAATAgttttaatgatcaaaacaacagctctgcacgtgcatcacgctttttagtacatttctttgacgtccactgcgacttgaaacctcctaatttgacgttttatagaggacgtggacatacgacgacgaattttccttcctctatttgaacctgaataaaatccttaagaattcaactccaggaaaagtcgcctgcagttgacatattgagcggatCCAAATAGatgcgattaagtttgaaagaacgcaaattcttttttttaccgacgttttcactgaggtcgtcgtcgtccttgcttaaggtccctttTATCTGCACTAGGCATTTTGTTAGTTTACCTCTCGAATTTAAGCATAAATTTATCTCCAAAGTCCTCAAGAATGCCATTCTAATTCAAAGAAACGCCAAACTTGTCAATCAGCAATCATCTCTGTATCAAAATGGCTTCCATGAACGACCTATTTACAACTGAATCGATCAGAACTTCAATAGATGATACTCTTATTTCATAGTTTTTACTGCGTTCACACATTTGGCCATGGTCTGAGAAGCACGACTGATGGCGTCTGTCATGTAGAAATCCTTTAGCTCCAGAATACTGGGCTGCAGCGGGCTCTTCGGTAGCTGGGCTTTGGAGCTCTAGAGATGAACGGAAATGAAGGCAATTGTAAGAATACAGAAGTGTTTACTATTAACAGACTGTCCAACCATCCCGATCTCGTCGGAATTCTCtcgattttgctcgaaaatTCCGAATCCCGAACAATATGCGATCGGGATAGACAAAATCCCGAATTTCACATCAGTTTTGGTAAATACATAAGAACACGTAACAGAGAGTACTTAACCCGGCTGATATCCAGAAAACTTAAATATACCGCCTGAGATATAAAACTAAATCAAGTACTTGTATGTAAAAACATGCGAATAAAAATAggcataaaaataacaattaatttAGCGAACATTTTAGAAAGAATCACCCTCTCAGAACGCAAGAAATTTTCCAGGGTAGCATGCTTCCAGACCCCTTGCGGCTCGCACCCTCCGCGCTTACGTGATTCGAcggttatttaacaattattcctcgagcccgaatgcgctattgactcagaggccatgagggcaagaggaataattgttttagtaaaatccagttagttggtcaaaaatatcgagacaaagcAACTTTCGCAatttaaagctagacttaaagCCATTGTTGTGGTTTttaaagccggcgcttttcactactagtgggctagtagtagctcagccaatcagaacccagcattgataatagaccaccagtTGGATTTCACTAATAAAAAATATCCCGACTTTAAGTACTCAAAAGGTTGGACAGTGACTATAGATGAAATgtcttgaattttaaaaaccatTCACCTCTGAAGCAGTCTATcatgcattattattattattattattagactTTTAAAGGTAACTACAGTAAAACCTTTATTCAGGGAACACCCTCGGGACCAAGGCAAGTGTACCTGAATAGAGGTTGGCCTGGGGTTTGTTGATAATTAACCAACacagaaaataaatttttttctacCTCGGAATCTGCTgaatttattatttcaattaGCTAGATAATGTATAAAGGATCATGATGAACTTTTGTAAGTTTTGATTCATCTAAATGGCTTTTACCTGCATCAATCCCAGGGCCAAGTTGAAGAAGTTGGCCTCCTCCACGTCACCATATCGAGTCAAGTTCGGAGAAACTTCGGAAAGTCTTCGCCTGATTTCCTCCAGGTTATCGTAAGGAAGGGAATAACCAGCAATCTGTTGGTGAACAAAATCAATGCAACGAGAAATTAACAAACAAATCCTTCAAATTTACCTTACGTTAATTAGGAaagttcctccttctttcaTTCTAACATGATCATATATTTGTTTTACCACGTTTACAtgttccttttttaaagaaaagatctATGGGCGATCAGTACCGTTAACAGAAGCTCACCTCTGATAGTGCTCTGATAATCTTCCAATCATCTCTCGCGTACACGGGTGGCGTCACAGCCCTTCTAGTCTGCTGGGCCCGCCCCTCTGTGTTAACGTAAGTTGCTGTCTTTTCTGTGTATGCTGCACCAGGAAGTATGACGTCAGCCATGTGTGCTCCACGGTCGCCATGGTGACCTACAGAGGATAAATCAGGTTAAAAGACGCACGCCGACGTAAGAGGGTTGGTTATCATGCAGTCCAGAAGATACAGTACATACCTTGATAAACAATAAAGCAGTCCTTAGGAAGATCTTCACGTTTCACCAGACCAGCATCCTgttgaaaacaaagacaagTTATTTGATACATCTCCATTTATTAATTGACAACGCTTTCGCATCAAGTCAATAAAAGTACATAAATCTTCATCAACGACGGGAAGATTACTTTGATCTACCCTTTAAGCCAAGCGCTGCTTGATTGCCAAAGAGCCTGCCTTTTTAAAGATGAAAGGAATGAGGCGTTGTCAGTTTAAAAACTAACAGTACGATAAATCTGTGTAATCAAGTAACTAGCTCAGTTCCTATgtagccaatcacaatgcagATTGTGAAATACGAAATTGAAGACTATTTATAACgaatttatatattatatatttataacGAATTTTACAAGCCATCCTAGGCCTCGTTGACACATAAGCGAAAGCAAAAACTACTGCACTGTAAAATACCGCGAAACATTTCGAGCTGTTTGAGCGAGGCAAGAAATGCTCAAAGTACTTACAGCTAAAAAGCCAAAAATCTCCTTTGTCAGCGATGTTTGCGTTCAGAAATCGGTAAGGCAAAGGCATGATGGGATAGGATTTTAAACGGTaaccaataaaaaaatgaattcacaTGCCGGTAATGGATCCACGTGTGTTTTGCTCCGGAGAGAGACCTATACTTAATTGGCCTTTACGTACACCCAAGATGAGGAAAACTTACAGCTCCAAGCAGGAACAGCAACTTGGGTTTCTCTGCCATTTTGTCGACTCCTGGCTTGTATCCGAGATCCAGAGCTGCCACTTGACTTGCAACCTGACATCAACATAACCAACAAAAGTCATCAAACATTGTAATACATCTAGGTACACTCATCACTTCGACACCCAAATGCAACTTGAACCTTACTCGCACCCAGGCGGACGTCTCCCTATCGATGAAAATTTGCGCGCGCAAATGAAAACGGGAAGGAGAAAACGGTCTCTCTTCTTTCTCCTTCACATGATTCATTGCGCTTCATCACCAGTAAACCCCGTTTAGAAGAGAAGGAGGTAGCCACTCGAACTGTAGTGCCGTATGTTTTACAATGTGCTTCGCAAAATATTGTTAGGAATTGGTGCTAAATAGGCCAATTGTGTGTATTTATGTCTAGAAATCATAATTATTAGGAGTCAAATTCTTTGATAAAGaaaatcaatgataaaaataaacagGCGTAGAGGTGACCTACCCTGTGTAACACATTAAGAACCTTCCAGTCCTTTTCAACTTTCTTCGATTTCTTCAGCTTGAGAGACATGTCAGCGGCTATTTGATGAACAGCAGCACCGTCATGTCCTTGAAGAACAGTGTTTCCCACAAGTATCATGGGGCGTTCAGCATTTGCCAACACCTGTAGAAAGCGCCACAACCATGAGCGACCTATAATACTTCCCACGTCGAGCCCCGAAAAAAAGGCGCTTCGACTGCAGGCTACAGATTTGCTGAATACTAACTAAGAGCATTCAAATAATGGAATCAATTTGGAGCAAATGCACTGCCCAGGctggtaaaagctatttttattCGGTAATGCAAACCCAGTGTTATAACAGATACCTTTGAGAATGCATGGTTTCCAGATACGACCTCTTTCAGGACGCTGGCCGAATCTCCAAGATGCTGGAAAGAAAACAAGCGGAGATAATAGCAacaacaaatcacttaaagattgttctcaaggaaaacagttaattttgtttcccattgtttaatattaaaaatagaGAGACAACTTAGGTTTACCTCATAAGTGTAGGTAAGGTCGACTTTGGTACCCACAAGTCCTACTTGAAGGTCATTATGCATCCATCTACAAGGAAAGAGAAGAAGACAGAGAAATAATTGGGAAGATGGTTCGTGTTTTCTTCTTAGATCAAAGCGACAGTTCTTAACCAGTACCAGTTTGTTTAGGTACTGCAAGGAATTACCTGCCACTCAACACCCTACTGATATAACCACATAATATGCTTAAATATGTGGAATATCCTTGCAGTTACATTGTATGTTTTGCAACTTTCTACGGGTACATCACGAACTTGCAAAGTGACCAGCCTTGACTTGGCTTGATAGCTCAGTAGTAGGGGCACTACAGCAATACTGCACAAGTCaaacctgattttttttttcagccttcCTTTTTGCAACTGCTtaagttgcgtatataactgaACTGCGATGATCTTTCATGTGTTTAGTAcaaatgtaatttgtttacttACGCTTTGCGAATGCGGGCATTCACTAGTGGAGCTTCATATCTGGGATTAGCACCAACTATCAACAGTACATCCGCATCCTGGAAAAACATGAGCAAAACAATGAGGCATGACTTCAATGTAAAACAGAATTATGACAAAGAAACGGCAAATCCCTTTTAATTCCCTTTTAAAAGCAGAATTCATAAAACTGATGTAAGGCCAACGATAGATGGTGGATGTAAGGGCTGTTCTCTCTACTCCTCATAATCATTTAATAGTACAATTCTCCTCCGTCTTATAGCAAATACTACTCACTTTAGATTCTCATTAGATTGTGATATATTATGAGTCGttccaatttttttacttttaaattgtACACGTAATTCCAATAATTATATATTGTGCCCAAATTAGTATGGGGTTTTTCCCATTTCTATCTATCTATGATAAAAACACTACATGTAAATtctttgtttatagtggaacAGTCAAAGTATAATCAGTAacgaaagataaaaaaaaaatgtaatataaCTCTAGTACTGCATTCACCAAGAAAAAGAGATGCTACCTCAATTCCTGCGATAGTGGTGTTCATGATATAACTGGATCTAAAGTCAGTTctgaaaatgaaatacaatgCATGGCCCATTACAcacaaaaaggaataaaaacagGCGTGACAACCGTTAATTTGTTCGGTTGTTTTCAGAAACTAATTTTGCAAATAAGTGGTTTAAAAGGGGCAAatgaaatataattatttttgataCGTGGAAGCAAGAGGGGAGAAGTTTATTCAATAGTTGACATTTTCTTCTGATTTGGATTAGCATGGATTCTATTTCCTGCATTATGAATTACAGAAGCACGACTCATGAGAAGCACCACCCAGAACAGCCAGAGTAGACACACGCCATCAGCATGCAATTGCTGTAATTGTTACTCATATATCACTTTGCAGTAACACTACAGTGTAGTGGCAGTTGAGCATTGTGAAATGTAGGCTATTTTCTCAGGCTTTGTTACCTACCCCGAGCCATCAGATGGAAATCCCTCTTCTGTGTACAATCCTTCACTGTCATAACTATTCAGCAGGTCTTTCAGAGCTACAAGAGCCTCGGCATCTGCAAACCCACCGGCGACTGCTGCTATTTCATTACCACTGAGATGGGTCATTTTCTGAGCCACTTCAACCAGTGCTTCCTCCCATGTACAGGGTGTGAGGTTGCCTGATTCATCTTTCATCATTGGCTTGGTCAGGCGCTGACGCTTCAGGCCATCATAGGAATATCTAatacaaaacaacatttttcagtaaagtaaaaaatacaacacTTTTCTGAATCTTGTGTGTAAAACTATCATTATCTCATATcaccattttttt
The sequence above is a segment of the Porites lutea chromosome 3, jaPorLute2.1, whole genome shotgun sequence genome. Coding sequences within it:
- the LOC140931201 gene encoding NADH-ubiquinone oxidoreductase 75 kDa subunit, mitochondrial-like is translated as MWRVTLSKAARVQSLKGLAPSFQVAAQHYGTAAPAPEKIEVFVDDKSLLVDPGMTVLQACAMAGVEIPRFCYHDRLSIAGNCRMCLVEVERSLKPVASCAMPVMKGMKIKTDSPMTRKAREGVMEFLLVNHPLDCPICDQGGECDLQDQSMAFGSDRSRFVDNKFSGKRAVEDKNVGPLVKTIMTRCIHCTRCIRFASEIAGVDDLGTTGRGNDMQVGTYVEKMFKSELSGNVVDLCPVGALTSKPYAFTARPWELRKTDSVDVMDAVGSNIVVNTRCGEVMRVLPRMNEDINEEWISDKTRYSYDGLKRQRLTKPMMKDESGNLTPCTWEEALVEVAQKMTHLSGNEIAAVAGGFADAEALVALKDLLNSYDSEGLYTEEGFPSDGSGTDFRSSYIMNTTIAGIEDADVLLIVGANPRYEAPLVNARIRKAWMHNDLQVGLVGTKVDLTYTYEHLGDSASVLKEVVSGNHAFSKVLANAERPMILVGNTVLQGHDGAAVHQIAADMSLKLKKSKKVEKDWKVLNVLHRVASQVAALDLGYKPGVDKMAEKPKLLFLLGADAGLVKREDLPKDCFIVYQGHHGDRGAHMADVILPGAAYTEKTATYVNTEGRAQQTRRAVTPPVYARDDWKIIRALSEIAGYSLPYDNLEEIRRRLSEVSPNLTRYGDVEEANFFNLALGLMQSSKAQLPKSPLQPSILELKDFYMTDAISRASQTMAKCVNAVKTMK